From Deferrisoma camini S3R1, the proteins below share one genomic window:
- the fusA gene encoding elongation factor G, whose product MIKDISKIRNIGISAHIDSGKTTLTERILYYTNRIHAIHEVRGKDGAGATMDFMELEKERGITIQSAATFCEWADHFINIIDTPGHVDFTIEVERALRVLDGAILVLCAVGGVQSQSITVDRQMNRYKVPRVAFVNKCDRTGANPYRVLEQLREKLQHNAVLMQIPIGLEADHEGVVDLVRMKAVYFDGDNGERIRYEEIPEELMEEALARREELLDAASMFDDELMEAVLEDRATEEMIHAAIRKGVLSREMTPVFMGSAYKNKGVQPLLDAVVRYLPSPYDIRNAALDMENDEAEVPLESDPEKPTVGLAFKLEDGRYGQLTYVRVYQGVIRKGDTLVNARTGKKFKVGRLCRMHANQMEEIEASNSGDIVAMFGIDCASGDTFCAEGLRLTMTSMHVPEPVISLAVYPKDSKSQVNMSKALNRFSKEDPTFRAFVDPESGETIIQGMGELHLDVYVERMRREYKAEVTTGQPQVAYREAISQRAEFDYLHKKQTGGSGQYGRVAGYMEPLEEGEYEFVDQIVGGVIPREYIPSCDKGFQACLKKGNLIGAPITGVRIVINDGAAHSVDSSDMAFQQAAIGAFRQAYPKAKPIILEPVMKVVVETPSEFQGAVLATLNQRRGMIVGTSEDGLYSVIEAEVPLAEMFGYSTVLRSSTQGKAEFTMEFSRYRPVPQGVAEELKKKYQEELKKESAA is encoded by the coding sequence ATGATCAAGGACATCTCCAAGATCCGCAACATCGGCATCTCGGCCCACATCGACTCGGGCAAGACCACCCTGACCGAGCGCATCCTGTACTACACCAACCGGATCCACGCGATCCACGAGGTGCGCGGCAAGGACGGCGCCGGCGCCACCATGGACTTCATGGAGCTCGAGAAGGAGCGCGGCATCACCATCCAGTCCGCCGCCACCTTCTGCGAGTGGGCCGACCACTTCATCAACATCATCGACACCCCGGGCCACGTGGACTTCACCATCGAGGTGGAGCGGGCCCTGCGGGTGCTCGACGGCGCGATCCTGGTGCTGTGCGCGGTGGGCGGGGTGCAGAGCCAGTCCATCACCGTGGACCGCCAGATGAACCGGTACAAGGTGCCCCGGGTGGCGTTCGTGAACAAATGCGACCGCACCGGCGCCAACCCCTACCGGGTGCTGGAGCAGCTGCGGGAGAAGCTCCAGCACAACGCCGTGCTGATGCAGATCCCCATCGGGCTCGAGGCCGACCACGAGGGCGTGGTGGACCTGGTGCGGATGAAGGCCGTGTACTTCGACGGCGACAACGGCGAGCGGATTCGCTACGAGGAGATCCCCGAGGAGCTGATGGAGGAGGCCCTGGCCCGGCGGGAGGAACTGCTGGACGCGGCCAGCATGTTCGACGACGAGCTGATGGAGGCCGTGCTCGAGGACCGGGCCACGGAGGAGATGATCCACGCGGCCATCCGAAAGGGCGTGCTCTCTCGGGAGATGACCCCGGTGTTCATGGGCTCGGCCTACAAGAACAAGGGCGTGCAGCCGTTGTTGGACGCGGTGGTCCGCTACCTGCCCAGCCCCTACGACATCCGCAACGCGGCCCTGGACATGGAGAACGACGAGGCCGAGGTGCCCCTGGAGTCCGATCCGGAAAAGCCCACCGTGGGCCTGGCGTTCAAGCTGGAGGACGGCCGTTACGGCCAGCTCACCTACGTGCGGGTGTACCAGGGCGTGATCCGCAAGGGCGACACCCTGGTCAACGCGCGCACGGGCAAGAAGTTCAAGGTGGGCCGGCTGTGCCGGATGCACGCCAACCAGATGGAGGAGATCGAGGCCTCCAACTCGGGCGACATCGTGGCCATGTTCGGGATCGACTGCGCCTCGGGCGACACCTTCTGCGCCGAGGGGCTGCGGCTGACCATGACCTCGATGCACGTGCCCGAGCCGGTGATCAGCCTGGCCGTGTACCCCAAGGACTCCAAGAGCCAGGTGAACATGTCCAAGGCCCTGAACCGGTTCAGCAAGGAGGACCCCACGTTCCGGGCGTTCGTGGACCCCGAGAGCGGCGAGACCATCATCCAGGGCATGGGCGAGCTGCACCTGGACGTGTACGTGGAGCGGATGCGCCGGGAGTACAAGGCCGAGGTCACAACGGGCCAGCCCCAGGTGGCGTACCGGGAGGCCATCTCCCAGCGGGCCGAGTTCGACTACCTCCACAAGAAGCAGACCGGCGGCTCCGGTCAGTACGGCCGGGTGGCCGGGTACATGGAGCCCCTGGAGGAGGGCGAGTACGAGTTCGTGGACCAGATCGTGGGCGGGGTGATCCCCCGGGAGTACATCCCCTCGTGCGACAAGGGGTTCCAGGCCTGCCTGAAGAAGGGTAACCTGATCGGCGCCCCCATCACCGGCGTGCGGATCGTGATCAACGACGGCGCGGCCCACTCGGTGGACTCCTCCGACATGGCGTTCCAGCAGGCCGCCATCGGCGCCTTCCGCCAGGCCTACCCCAAGGCCAAGCCGATCATCCTGGAGCCCGTGATGAAGGTGGTGGTGGAGACCCCCTCCGAGTTCCAGGGCGCGGTGCTGGCCACCCTGAACCAGCGCCGCGGCATGATCGTGGGCACCTCGGAGGACGGGCTCTACAGCGTGATCGAGGCCGAGGTGCCGCTGGCCGAGATGTTCGGGTACTCGACCGTGCTGCGGTCCTCGACCCAGGGCAAGGCCGAGTTCACGATGGAGTTCTCCCGGTACCGGCCGGTGCCCCAGGGCGTGGCCGAGGAACTCAAGAAGAAGTATCAGGAGGAGCTCAAGAAGGAGTCGGCGGCGTAA
- a CDS encoding AAA family ATPase: protein MLKSELVARNPLRVLDQTRDGGLVPGGLGLVAARAGTGKTAFLIQVALDNLFRDTPVLHVSVGDTVSHVKAWYEELFRDLAEGYDLERAREVWAEAERNRMIMTFRVQSFTVQKLEERLTDLVEQDIFAPRTVVVDGLDAESDNLGGVLDELAEFARTRGLKVWAAVRTHRDKGDLRQAVDPLLPKVQLALGLQPGEGGVELHVLQAPGAAEGAPPLVLDPRTFLLKASS, encoded by the coding sequence ATGTTGAAAAGCGAACTGGTGGCCCGCAATCCGCTGCGGGTCCTCGATCAGACCCGGGACGGCGGCCTGGTGCCCGGGGGCCTGGGCCTGGTGGCGGCCCGGGCCGGCACCGGAAAGACCGCCTTCCTGATCCAGGTGGCCCTGGACAACCTGTTTCGGGACACCCCGGTGCTCCACGTGAGCGTCGGCGACACCGTGAGCCACGTGAAGGCCTGGTACGAGGAGCTGTTCCGGGACCTGGCCGAGGGCTACGACCTGGAGCGGGCCCGGGAGGTATGGGCCGAGGCCGAGCGCAACCGCATGATCATGACCTTCCGGGTCCAGAGCTTCACGGTCCAGAAGCTCGAAGAGCGGCTGACCGACCTGGTGGAGCAGGACATCTTCGCGCCGCGCACCGTGGTGGTGGACGGCCTCGACGCCGAGTCCGACAACCTGGGCGGGGTGCTAGACGAGCTGGCCGAGTTCGCCCGCACCCGTGGGCTGAAGGTCTGGGCGGCCGTGCGCACCCACCGGGACAAGGGCGACCTGCGCCAGGCCGTGGACCCCCTGCTGCCCAAGGTGCAGCTGGCCCTGGGCCTGCAGCCCGGCGAGGGTGGGGTCGAGCTCCACGTGCTCCAGGCCCCGGGCGCGGCCGAGGGCGCACCGCCCCTGGTGCTGGACCCGCGCACGTTCCTGCTCAAAGCATCGAGCTAG
- a CDS encoding lactate utilization protein, with amino-acid sequence MNEHARWQTERRLEAAAGALEENGFAVWVCRDRREAAERIVAEADGARTVGFGGSVSLVELGLPDRMASLGKECLIHGAPGLSLDERVEIMRRQLTCDLFLCGANAVTLDGRIVNVDATGNRVGALAFGPRKVRVVAGANKVVGSVDEALARVRAWAAPPNARRLGFRTPCAETGRCVDCRSPDRICRIVQVLERRPRLTDLGVILVAEPLGL; translated from the coding sequence ATGAACGAGCACGCGCGGTGGCAGACGGAGCGGCGGCTGGAGGCCGCGGCCGGGGCGCTGGAGGAGAACGGGTTCGCCGTGTGGGTGTGCCGGGACCGGCGCGAGGCGGCGGAACGGATCGTGGCCGAGGCCGACGGCGCCCGCACGGTGGGGTTCGGGGGGTCGGTGTCCCTGGTGGAGCTGGGGCTGCCCGACCGAATGGCCTCGCTGGGCAAGGAGTGCCTGATCCACGGCGCACCGGGCCTGTCCCTGGACGAGCGGGTCGAGATCATGCGCCGCCAGCTCACCTGTGACCTGTTCCTGTGCGGGGCGAACGCCGTGACCCTGGACGGCCGGATCGTGAACGTGGACGCCACCGGCAACCGGGTGGGCGCCCTGGCGTTCGGGCCCCGGAAGGTCCGGGTGGTGGCCGGAGCCAACAAGGTGGTGGGGTCGGTGGACGAGGCCTTGGCCCGGGTGCGGGCCTGGGCGGCCCCGCCCAACGCCCGCAGGCTCGGGTTCCGGACCCCCTGCGCCGAGACCGGGCGGTGCGTGGACTGCCGCAGCCCGGACCGGATCTGCCGCATCGTCCAGGTGCTGGAGCGGCGGCCCCGGCTCACCGACCTGGGCGTGATCCTGGTGGCCGAACCCCTGGGGCTGTGA
- the tyrA gene encoding bifunctional chorismate mutase/prephenate dehydrogenase, which produces MAPNDRDATEESLDRLRAEIDRIDRALVQLLAERREVVGRVAEHKRRKGLPVYHPAREEDLISRRRDQARAAGLDPDLVEDVFRSIVRASRVVQAKGLRAPGVRRGARVLVVGGRGAMGTRVVEWFSAAGYPTEVLERDEWDRAAQKARGADLAVLAVPIRATAEVAARLAPHLPEGCVLSDLASLKAEPVRAMLEAHPGPVLGLHPMFGPTTQSLDKQVVVATPARFPERSEWVLEQLSAWGAVVVRATPEEHDEIMGVVQALRHFATFVFGRFLSRAGVDLDRTLEVSSPIYRLELGMVGRLFAQDPELYADIMLATPQRRRLLKRFLDEAADTARFLDEGGRGELIREFRRVAEWFGPFGGQAIRESSYLIEKLVERF; this is translated from the coding sequence GTGGCCCCGAACGACCGTGACGCAACCGAAGAGTCCCTGGACCGCCTCCGGGCCGAGATCGACCGGATCGACCGGGCCCTAGTGCAGCTCTTGGCCGAACGCCGAGAGGTGGTGGGGCGGGTGGCCGAGCACAAGCGACGGAAGGGGCTTCCCGTGTACCACCCCGCCCGCGAGGAGGACCTGATCTCCCGGCGTCGGGACCAGGCCCGGGCGGCCGGGCTGGACCCCGACCTGGTGGAGGACGTGTTCCGGAGCATCGTGCGGGCCTCCCGGGTGGTCCAGGCCAAGGGGCTCCGGGCCCCGGGGGTGCGGCGGGGGGCGCGGGTGCTGGTGGTGGGGGGCAGGGGGGCCATGGGGACCCGGGTCGTGGAGTGGTTCTCGGCCGCCGGCTACCCCACCGAGGTGCTCGAGCGGGACGAGTGGGACCGGGCGGCCCAGAAGGCCCGCGGTGCGGACCTGGCCGTGCTGGCCGTGCCCATCCGAGCCACGGCCGAGGTGGCGGCCCGCCTGGCGCCCCACCTGCCCGAGGGGTGCGTGCTGTCGGATCTGGCCAGCCTGAAGGCCGAGCCGGTCCGGGCCATGCTCGAGGCGCACCCCGGCCCGGTGCTGGGGCTGCACCCCATGTTCGGCCCCACCACCCAGAGCCTGGACAAGCAGGTGGTGGTGGCCACCCCGGCCCGGTTCCCGGAGCGGTCGGAATGGGTCCTGGAGCAGCTGAGCGCCTGGGGCGCGGTGGTGGTCCGGGCCACCCCGGAGGAGCACGACGAGATCATGGGGGTGGTGCAGGCCCTGCGGCACTTCGCCACCTTCGTGTTCGGCCGGTTCCTGTCCCGGGCCGGGGTGGACCTGGATCGCACCCTGGAGGTGTCGAGCCCGATCTACCGGCTGGAGCTGGGCATGGTGGGCCGGCTGTTCGCCCAGGACCCCGAGCTGTACGCGGACATCATGCTGGCCACCCCCCAGCGGCGCCGGCTGCTCAAGCGGTTCCTGGACGAGGCCGCGGACACGGCCCGGTTCCTGGACGAGGGGGGCCGCGGGGAGCTGATCCGGGAGTTCCGCCGGGTGGCCGAGTGGTTCGGGCCCTTCGGGGGCCAGGCCATCCGGGAGAGCTCCTATCTCATCGAGAAGTTGGTGGAGCGGTTCTGA
- a CDS encoding capsule assembly Wzi family protein, translating to MARTDRTAAWIVAALLATLWPGTSRALVDIPVWERGALAVEDLAASSGVARPADPAAGPLDDALYLEAHRALAGRGLMDPLGERLARWARLRSDGRLHWSSLRPDLSVRAYWANDDTTDRPLYHTAADTLDSGWTTFVNASGAAFWGDRVAGVYELQFAREPGDFAFRVKRLYLKGVWGKWSLKVGRDAERLGPGYHGGLLLDDNAPTYDYWRIRTEEPLFLPGRWASLGGFRFLVFNAYLSDDDPRPADGRYGNGEDPVHDPRLLVMRASYHPSSWLDLGVSRAILYGGKGREVYDRPADWWELFTATDENVKPGGSHRYDNDQYVALDFTVRLPFLNGWGPLKGGKVYWEYAATDIISKWQGEDTGNWEPFQLNRVANLGGLYLTTAVTDFRFEFAETDVPWYRNGQYPQGYTYRGRPLGHHMGGDARNWYLEVSRYLGPAWRATVSLDLEERARSTATEERRAEWGLDVEARRITLWGVPVELKAQGLWAKVANALDDPAREDRTEVVVGLLLTARSD from the coding sequence ATGGCACGCACGGATCGCACGGCAGCCTGGATCGTGGCGGCACTCCTGGCGACCCTGTGGCCCGGGACGAGCCGGGCGCTCGTGGACATCCCCGTCTGGGAGCGGGGGGCCCTCGCCGTGGAGGACCTGGCCGCCTCGTCCGGGGTGGCCCGGCCGGCCGACCCTGCGGCCGGCCCCCTGGACGACGCCCTGTACCTGGAGGCCCACCGGGCCCTGGCGGGCCGCGGCTTGATGGACCCCCTCGGGGAACGCCTGGCCCGGTGGGCCCGGCTGCGCTCCGACGGGCGGCTCCACTGGAGCAGCCTGCGGCCCGACCTGTCCGTGCGCGCCTACTGGGCCAACGACGACACCACCGACCGCCCCCTGTACCACACCGCCGCCGACACTCTGGACTCCGGGTGGACCACGTTCGTGAACGCCTCGGGGGCCGCGTTCTGGGGGGACCGGGTGGCCGGCGTGTACGAGCTCCAGTTCGCCCGGGAGCCCGGGGACTTCGCCTTCCGGGTCAAGCGGCTCTACCTCAAGGGGGTGTGGGGCAAGTGGTCCCTCAAGGTGGGCCGGGACGCCGAGCGGCTCGGGCCGGGGTACCACGGCGGCCTGCTGCTGGACGACAACGCCCCCACCTACGACTACTGGCGGATCCGCACGGAGGAGCCCCTGTTCCTGCCCGGCCGGTGGGCGAGCCTGGGCGGCTTTCGGTTCCTCGTGTTCAACGCCTATCTCTCGGACGACGACCCACGCCCGGCCGACGGCCGCTACGGCAACGGCGAGGACCCCGTCCACGACCCCCGCCTTCTGGTCATGCGGGCCTCGTACCACCCCAGCTCCTGGCTCGACCTGGGGGTGAGCCGGGCCATCCTGTACGGGGGCAAGGGCCGGGAGGTGTACGACCGGCCGGCCGACTGGTGGGAGCTGTTCACGGCCACCGACGAGAACGTGAAGCCCGGCGGGAGCCACCGCTACGACAACGACCAGTACGTGGCCCTGGACTTCACGGTGCGGCTCCCGTTCCTGAACGGCTGGGGCCCGCTCAAGGGGGGCAAGGTCTACTGGGAGTACGCCGCCACCGACATCATCTCGAAGTGGCAGGGGGAGGACACGGGCAACTGGGAGCCGTTCCAGCTCAACCGTGTCGCCAACCTCGGGGGGCTGTACCTCACCACCGCCGTGACGGACTTCCGGTTCGAGTTCGCCGAGACCGACGTCCCTTGGTACCGCAACGGCCAGTACCCCCAGGGGTACACCTACCGGGGTCGGCCCCTGGGCCACCACATGGGGGGGGACGCCCGGAACTGGTACCTGGAGGTGTCCCGCTACCTCGGCCCGGCCTGGCGGGCCACCGTGAGCCTCGACCTGGAGGAGCGGGCCCGCAGCACGGCCACCGAGGAGCGGCGGGCCGAGTGGGGACTGGACGTGGAGGCCCGGCGCATCACCCTGTGGGGGGTCCCCGTGGAGCTCAAGGCCCAGGGGTTGTGGGCCAAGGTGGCCAACGCCCTCGACGACCCCGCGCGGGAGGACCGCACCGAGGTGGTGGTCGGGCTCCTGCTCACGGCCCGGTCCGACTGA